The following coding sequences lie in one Paenibacillus durus ATCC 35681 genomic window:
- a CDS encoding TIM-barrel domain-containing protein has translation MQKKNRKRLHRVMASIMALSLIMPAFGSGSVAARNSEFTRKGSGPMYWITYEHQWTQNTFMPEDRWKANIDWMAENFQPYGYDMISTDGWIEGATLLNENGYIVSHNNKWMTDPLGSGDGDTGPVYGVVNGNFSAPETKGWTFTGPASHGRNTEGGNDSLYTWMDDPHKETVSQNVYLEDTGLYRLSAKAKTKNGMYTDGVPAFMKIKGYDAADPEAETVTAITYEDWTDYSAELNITNPNVYLEFSYDALAQSKRSAGLDLDDVKLEKVADEVDTSNRAVNGDFEQGDSVGWTFGEGFLHGTNDDDPGDKSLWTWSNDANTVQSIKQSITLPSGKYLVKAKAKTKDDMIKNGATAVFRVNGYNSAVPEAALVKTVTSQSWTDYSIEVDVTSGSLNLEFAADPKGKSDSTGIDVDDVEVKWIGPNDWQGYPSEVYPNGHTWKYWGDYIKSKGMKLGIYYNPLWVTPEVLKHPDKYHVTVKNDDGTTEQIPVASLIKTEPYNLGNGKQLNGDRFDGGQGADQALYWLDVNKKGAKEYLQGYIKFLSEQGASFLRVDFLSWYESGYDQGLGQIGTGHNSDTEYAKALQWMDEASADNHVFLSLVMPDLKGHAKYEQQFGDMIRIDEDVFAGGWDHTSGRRQNWTPGWSQWANPFQGFTGFSDISGRGSMINDGDFLRLNTYTGQYADNERKTALSLFTIAGSPITIADQYDTIGDNAKFYQNPELVELNKSGFAGKPIYYSGEHYKNNASRDSERWAGQLPDGTWAIALFNRSDESKALSMDFTKELGLSDGAYVRDIWEHQDLGYKKVYSKTLEPHDSVVLKLIPKTISKSYQAEVAAYQGGAIFGNDAAGYQGFGYIGGLDNKDAKLTFAVSVPQDGDYPLNVRYANGNEADSLLAVSVENEAGSAVDSDTVAFKSLGKGSWDKWSSAEKTVTLKKGTNLITLKQTEDSAGSVYIDSISFSSGTGQLINGDFEMGNETGWTVDTHGTTIWHGVDTNDAYAGRKQYLYSPDAGGTATSQQKITSLKNGHYTLSAMVKLMPHTDPTFAGGTAKMIISQPGKDDVAVNITPSLKDGVPSTGKTKWESGDFEYKEFKAEADITEQEATVKFILEAPKADTSMQIDNVKFASGEAVTEAPAVALYNPGFDEGFTGWSRTNMTHQAIAKDGDNAFARIAGASAYSSDIWQFRNAPADGVYQLSLKTRKTGDFDKAEVYVSYSGGIKKLDIPAGADFKELKLPNLQLSMNEVVKVGVISEGKAGSLLDIDDFKLQKDNDQQFKDVTFVSSLSETDPYQISADGRAVVLNSQGSAKVRLEFVKADTAKVWMEPTGTFAKKDTFVVDSEQGTVKPAVKNMEDEGYILVQTDAMSVRAYKSPFRLAYYDASNTKLLSEQIGGEGFGYDGDTGVYSEMSLAPDEHIFGLGMDRDAQSFDRRGKKVVMDNAMTGGYGGNTSDVSSTFFTSTKGYGLYFDNTFEKAAFDMGATNESKYSFSAPNGEMLYYFIAGENNGSLNGIMKSFGSLTGTAPIPPMWTLGYMQSRYGYRSWNEVDGIVDTFRDKNIPLDSMVLDVYWAKKNHYFDMTWNDNPAQDFTNPKANMDELKEKGVNIVTIVDPYIQVTASNFKEGDSKGYFVKDASGKTVLYPAWYGKAGLIDFTNPEAAKWYSSQVKKLHDAGVKGYWIDLNEPEQPTDSVRDQFAAGSAAEITNVYALNEAKAFYDGQRGYTGDRVWTLARSGFTGIQQYGTTVWSGDINSSWESFSHQLQLGLSAAASGISYFTNDTGGFVGKPTPELYTRWMQAASLMPIFRSHVALGDNPSDPTNIREPWAFGAAAEASVTKAINQRYQLLPYIYSTAKQTADGEASLMKPLVMDYANDSKVYNIQDEWMFGGSILAAPVHQEKATERTVYLPSGTWYDWNSEQQFTGGKEITYSADLNNIPMLVKEGAIIPTREAQDFSEQTPASELTLKVYPLSSGETSSFTLYEDDGKTYAYEKGQSAATEIKANAQDDKVTLNIAAMKGSYTGKVDQRVWSSEVKVGAEGKTVYSVKRGGKELTEVDSQNAVNAGQDVWYYDAAARKLYVRTAKVATSEAQRITAALTKDGNANIKDVTLDAAMHRAGSAKDVQLAVNTANVADGTAVKAVLLKNALPYEGVPAASGSTIGGKASLTLPLPATLPAGPYQIRVEAGSASYTLDYTVLKRMEDSFKMEPSFNMNKLEAGKYLDAKVKVTNALSEDKQVMIIAALYDTNGGLKMVNHAYSSSLVKAGQTLQLNAGFQLPSSVAGYKVKLMVWEGEDLLNTTMMPLADVTELAP, from the coding sequence ATGCAAAAAAAGAATAGAAAGCGATTACATCGCGTAATGGCCTCGATTATGGCGCTAAGCCTGATCATGCCTGCATTCGGCTCGGGTTCCGTGGCGGCGAGGAACAGCGAGTTCACCCGAAAAGGCTCGGGGCCGATGTACTGGATCACGTATGAGCATCAATGGACCCAGAACACGTTCATGCCGGAAGACCGCTGGAAAGCGAACATTGACTGGATGGCGGAAAATTTTCAGCCGTACGGTTACGATATGATCAGCACAGACGGTTGGATTGAAGGGGCCACGCTATTAAATGAGAACGGTTACATCGTGTCGCATAACAATAAATGGATGACCGATCCGCTGGGCTCGGGCGATGGGGATACAGGCCCGGTATACGGAGTGGTCAACGGCAATTTCAGCGCTCCCGAGACTAAGGGCTGGACCTTTACCGGACCGGCCTCCCATGGGCGGAATACCGAAGGCGGCAATGATTCCTTGTATACGTGGATGGATGATCCCCATAAAGAGACCGTCAGCCAGAACGTCTATCTGGAGGATACGGGCCTGTACCGGCTGAGCGCAAAGGCGAAGACCAAGAACGGGATGTACACGGATGGCGTCCCGGCCTTCATGAAGATCAAGGGCTATGATGCCGCCGATCCGGAGGCGGAAACCGTAACCGCTATTACTTATGAAGATTGGACGGATTACAGCGCTGAGCTGAACATCACCAATCCGAACGTGTATCTTGAATTCTCCTATGATGCGCTGGCCCAATCGAAGAGAAGCGCCGGGCTGGACCTTGACGATGTGAAGCTGGAGAAGGTTGCGGATGAGGTCGATACCTCGAACCGTGCGGTGAACGGCGATTTCGAGCAGGGCGATTCCGTGGGCTGGACATTCGGGGAAGGATTCCTGCACGGAACCAATGATGACGATCCTGGAGATAAATCCCTGTGGACCTGGTCGAATGACGCCAATACGGTTCAGTCCATCAAGCAGAGCATTACTCTGCCCAGCGGCAAATATCTGGTAAAAGCGAAAGCGAAAACCAAGGATGACATGATTAAAAACGGAGCGACTGCCGTCTTCCGTGTTAACGGATACAACTCGGCTGTTCCGGAGGCGGCTCTGGTCAAAACGGTAACCAGCCAAAGCTGGACGGACTACTCCATTGAGGTTGATGTGACCTCCGGTTCGCTGAACTTGGAATTTGCCGCCGACCCCAAGGGCAAATCGGACAGCACGGGAATCGATGTGGACGATGTAGAGGTCAAATGGATCGGACCGAATGACTGGCAGGGTTACCCTTCCGAGGTTTATCCGAACGGCCACACCTGGAAGTACTGGGGAGATTATATCAAGAGCAAAGGCATGAAGCTGGGGATTTACTATAACCCGCTGTGGGTTACCCCCGAAGTGCTGAAGCATCCGGACAAATACCATGTCACCGTGAAAAATGACGACGGCACCACCGAGCAGATTCCGGTAGCCAGCCTGATTAAGACGGAGCCGTACAATCTCGGCAACGGCAAGCAGCTGAACGGCGACCGCTTTGACGGCGGACAGGGCGCCGACCAAGCGCTGTACTGGCTGGATGTCAACAAGAAGGGCGCCAAAGAATACCTTCAAGGCTATATAAAATTCCTGTCCGAGCAGGGAGCTTCATTCCTGCGCGTAGATTTCCTGTCCTGGTATGAATCGGGCTACGATCAGGGCCTTGGCCAAATCGGAACGGGCCATAATTCGGATACGGAATACGCCAAAGCACTCCAGTGGATGGACGAAGCATCCGCCGACAATCATGTATTTCTCAGCCTGGTTATGCCGGACCTGAAGGGCCATGCCAAATATGAGCAGCAGTTCGGCGATATGATCCGCATCGACGAGGACGTATTCGCAGGCGGCTGGGATCATACCAGCGGACGCCGCCAGAACTGGACTCCCGGCTGGTCGCAATGGGCCAATCCGTTCCAGGGCTTCACCGGCTTCTCCGATATTTCGGGCCGAGGCTCGATGATTAATGACGGCGATTTCCTGCGCCTGAACACCTACACCGGCCAATACGCCGACAACGAACGGAAGACGGCCTTATCTCTGTTCACCATCGCGGGCTCTCCGATTACGATCGCCGACCAGTACGACACCATCGGAGACAACGCCAAATTTTATCAGAACCCGGAACTGGTCGAACTAAACAAATCGGGCTTTGCCGGCAAGCCGATTTACTATTCGGGCGAACATTACAAGAACAATGCCAGCCGCGACAGCGAGCGGTGGGCCGGACAGCTGCCGGATGGAACTTGGGCCATTGCCCTGTTCAACCGCAGCGACGAATCCAAAGCGCTGTCCATGGATTTCACGAAGGAGCTTGGGCTGAGTGACGGAGCGTATGTGCGCGATATTTGGGAGCACCAAGACCTTGGATATAAAAAGGTATACTCGAAGACCCTTGAACCTCACGACAGCGTCGTGCTGAAGCTTATTCCGAAGACAATTTCCAAGTCATATCAGGCGGAAGTAGCTGCGTATCAAGGCGGAGCGATCTTCGGCAATGATGCGGCGGGATATCAGGGTTTTGGCTACATCGGCGGGCTGGATAACAAAGACGCCAAGCTGACCTTTGCCGTCAGTGTTCCGCAGGACGGCGATTATCCGCTGAATGTCCGCTACGCAAATGGCAATGAAGCGGACAGTCTACTTGCGGTATCTGTAGAGAATGAGGCCGGCAGTGCGGTTGATTCGGATACGGTCGCTTTCAAGAGTCTCGGCAAAGGCAGCTGGGATAAATGGAGCAGCGCGGAAAAGACAGTTACGTTGAAAAAAGGTACGAATCTGATCACCCTGAAGCAGACGGAGGATAGTGCGGGTTCCGTTTACATCGACTCCATTTCGTTCAGTTCCGGAACCGGCCAATTGATTAACGGTGATTTCGAAATGGGCAACGAAACCGGATGGACAGTGGATACGCACGGCACCACGATATGGCATGGCGTGGATACCAATGATGCCTATGCAGGCCGCAAGCAGTACCTGTATTCGCCGGACGCCGGAGGAACGGCGACATCCCAGCAGAAGATTACCAGTCTGAAGAACGGGCATTATACTTTGTCAGCTATGGTTAAGCTGATGCCGCATACCGATCCGACATTTGCGGGCGGAACGGCGAAGATGATCATTTCGCAGCCGGGCAAAGACGATGTGGCCGTTAATATTACGCCAAGCCTCAAGGATGGAGTTCCATCAACAGGTAAGACAAAATGGGAATCAGGCGATTTTGAGTACAAGGAATTCAAGGCAGAAGCGGATATTACAGAGCAGGAAGCGACTGTAAAGTTCATCCTGGAGGCGCCCAAGGCGGACACCTCGATGCAGATTGACAATGTGAAATTTGCATCCGGGGAAGCGGTAACTGAAGCTCCGGCGGTAGCCTTGTACAATCCGGGCTTTGACGAAGGCTTCACCGGCTGGAGCCGCACGAACATGACGCATCAGGCCATCGCCAAAGACGGGGATAACGCCTTCGCCAGAATCGCCGGAGCCAGCGCCTATTCCTCCGACATCTGGCAGTTCCGCAATGCGCCAGCAGACGGCGTATATCAATTGTCGCTGAAGACCCGTAAGACCGGGGACTTTGACAAGGCTGAGGTGTATGTCAGCTATTCCGGGGGCATCAAGAAGCTGGATATTCCGGCCGGTGCGGACTTTAAGGAACTGAAGCTGCCGAATCTTCAGCTGTCCATGAACGAAGTGGTCAAGGTCGGTGTGATTTCCGAGGGTAAAGCGGGAAGTCTGCTCGATATCGACGACTTCAAGCTGCAGAAGGACAATGACCAGCAGTTTAAGGATGTTACATTCGTTAGCAGTCTGTCGGAAACCGATCCGTATCAGATATCCGCCGATGGGCGGGCGGTTGTGCTGAATTCGCAGGGCAGCGCGAAGGTGAGACTTGAATTTGTAAAAGCTGATACGGCCAAGGTATGGATGGAGCCGACCGGAACCTTTGCGAAGAAGGACACCTTCGTTGTCGACAGCGAACAGGGAACGGTGAAGCCTGCCGTTAAGAATATGGAAGATGAAGGCTATATTTTAGTTCAAACGGATGCCATGAGCGTGCGTGCCTACAAGTCACCGTTCCGCCTGGCTTACTATGATGCTTCCAATACGAAGCTGCTCTCTGAGCAAATTGGCGGCGAAGGCTTCGGGTACGACGGCGACACCGGCGTATACAGCGAGATGTCCCTTGCACCGGACGAACATATCTTCGGACTCGGCATGGACCGGGACGCGCAGTCGTTTGACCGCAGAGGCAAGAAGGTCGTTATGGACAATGCGATGACCGGAGGCTACGGGGGTAATACGTCCGACGTCTCCAGCACCTTTTTTACCAGCACGAAAGGTTATGGGTTGTATTTCGATAATACGTTCGAGAAAGCGGCCTTCGATATGGGGGCGACGAATGAGAGCAAATACAGCTTCAGCGCACCGAACGGGGAAATGCTGTATTACTTCATCGCCGGCGAGAACAACGGTTCATTGAACGGCATTATGAAAAGCTTCGGCAGCCTGACCGGCACCGCTCCGATTCCTCCGATGTGGACACTAGGCTATATGCAGTCCAGATATGGTTACAGAAGCTGGAACGAAGTGGACGGCATCGTGGATACCTTCCGCGATAAGAACATCCCGCTCGACTCCATGGTGCTGGATGTATACTGGGCCAAGAAGAATCATTATTTCGATATGACCTGGAACGACAACCCTGCGCAGGACTTTACGAATCCAAAGGCAAACATGGATGAACTGAAGGAAAAAGGCGTCAATATCGTGACCATCGTCGATCCTTATATTCAGGTTACGGCTTCCAATTTTAAAGAGGGCGACAGCAAAGGCTATTTTGTCAAGGATGCTTCCGGCAAAACGGTCCTTTATCCGGCTTGGTACGGTAAAGCGGGACTGATCGACTTCACCAATCCCGAAGCGGCCAAGTGGTACAGCTCTCAGGTAAAAAAGCTGCATGATGCCGGTGTAAAAGGCTACTGGATCGACCTTAACGAGCCGGAGCAGCCGACCGATTCGGTGAGAGACCAGTTTGCTGCGGGCAGCGCGGCGGAAATTACGAACGTGTATGCACTGAATGAGGCAAAAGCGTTCTATGACGGCCAGCGCGGCTACACGGGCGACCGGGTCTGGACGCTGGCAAGATCGGGCTTCACCGGCATTCAGCAGTACGGCACCACCGTCTGGAGTGGAGACATCAACTCCAGTTGGGAATCCTTCTCGCATCAGCTGCAGCTCGGCTTAAGCGCGGCGGCATCGGGCATTTCGTATTTCACCAACGATACCGGCGGCTTTGTCGGCAAGCCTACGCCGGAGCTGTACACCCGCTGGATGCAGGCGGCTTCGCTGATGCCGATTTTCCGGTCCCACGTGGCTCTGGGCGACAATCCTTCGGATCCGACCAATATCAGAGAGCCGTGGGCGTTCGGAGCCGCAGCGGAAGCTTCGGTAACGAAAGCGATCAATCAGCGCTACCAGCTGCTGCCGTACATTTATTCAACGGCCAAGCAGACGGCGGACGGCGAAGCTTCGCTGATGAAACCGCTCGTTATGGATTATGCGAACGACAGCAAGGTTTACAACATTCAGGATGAGTGGATGTTCGGCGGTTCCATTTTAGCCGCACCTGTCCATCAGGAGAAAGCAACGGAAAGAACGGTCTACCTGCCAAGCGGAACCTGGTATGACTGGAACTCCGAGCAGCAGTTTACCGGCGGGAAGGAAATTACGTACAGCGCGGACCTGAACAACATTCCGATGCTGGTGAAGGAAGGAGCCATCATTCCGACCAGAGAAGCTCAGGATTTCTCCGAGCAGACTCCGGCAAGCGAATTGACGCTCAAAGTGTATCCGTTAAGCAGCGGCGAGACGTCAAGCTTCACGCTCTATGAGGATGACGGCAAGACGTATGCTTACGAGAAAGGCCAATCGGCGGCAACCGAGATCAAGGCAAATGCGCAGGATGACAAAGTGACGCTGAATATCGCCGCGATGAAGGGCAGCTACACAGGCAAGGTAGACCAGCGGGTGTGGTCCTCCGAAGTGAAGGTCGGTGCCGAAGGCAAGACGGTCTATTCCGTCAAACGTGGCGGCAAAGAACTGACAGAGGTTGACTCTCAAAATGCCGTGAACGCAGGCCAGGACGTATGGTACTACGACGCGGCTGCCCGCAAGTTGTATGTCAGAACGGCGAAAGTTGCGACTTCGGAGGCTCAGCGAATCACAGCCGCGCTTACCAAGGACGGAAACGCGAACATCAAAGACGTAACGCTGGACGCCGCTATGCACCGCGCTGGCAGCGCCAAGGATGTGCAGCTCGCCGTTAATACGGCTAACGTCGCTGACGGAACGGCCGTCAAGGCGGTTCTGCTGAAAAACGCCCTGCCCTATGAGGGAGTTCCGGCTGCTTCCGGCTCCACTATCGGCGGCAAGGCCAGCCTGACTCTGCCGCTGCCAGCCACGCTTCCCGCAGGCCCGTACCAGATTCGCGTCGAAGCCGGAAGCGCATCGTATACGCTGGATTACACAGTACTAAAGCGAATGGAAGACAGCTTCAAGATGGAACCGTCATTTAACATGAATAAGCTTGAAGCCGGTAAATATCTGGACGCCAAGGTCAAAGTAACGAACGCCTTATCCGAAGACAAGCAAGTGATGATCATCGCCGCGCTCTATGATACGAACGGCGGACTGAAGATGGTCAATCACGCTTACAGCTCCTCACTTGTCAAAGCGGGCCAGACCCTGCAGCTGAATGCGGGCTTCCAGCTTCCGTCCAGTGTTGCGGGATACAAAGTCAAGCTGATGGTCTGGGAAGGCGAGGATCTGCTGAACACCACCATGATGCCGCTTGCTGACGTAACCGAGCTGGCCCCTTGA
- a CDS encoding ABC transporter substrate-binding protein: MKKKPVFTVLSWILMAAVFTSCSIGGGSYSAETQDTGVQARPVVLKMFTFGEGLSEQLHDMADKYHALHPEVTVETELISNEYDSVLKTKLNSGDVPDIFMTQGYWANRTYKDIVVELTGEPFLNQIKDSALKAAEWDGKIYGVPVSIQSYGFIYNKKVFADAGIDTLPTTYTGLEKAAKRLKAKGIMPFANSFKEWWVFKHIASQTLAAEEGDYAQTAQEISEGTKTFKDLPLFGRSFDMIDLMVKYGSDKPLETDYGTGLAMVAEGKAAMIHNGNWAEGDMLKANPSAEIGFFPEPVGDDPSKARLMVDSSVLLRISNSSKHIDEAKKFLDYIVTDYIKQYGWHGEVPVVKGGAAPDGQLATETIRYMNKGETYPWVQGYWPDGFDTQLGALFQEYAAKVKTKDQVLDELTKAWVKLAKAANM, encoded by the coding sequence ATGAAAAAGAAACCGGTATTCACCGTGCTAAGTTGGATTCTTATGGCCGCTGTGTTCACAAGCTGTTCGATTGGCGGAGGCAGTTATTCTGCAGAAACCCAGGATACCGGGGTGCAGGCCCGGCCGGTCGTCTTGAAAATGTTCACCTTCGGCGAAGGGTTGTCGGAGCAGCTTCATGATATGGCGGACAAATATCACGCGCTGCATCCGGAAGTTACCGTAGAAACGGAGCTGATTTCCAACGAATACGATTCGGTCCTCAAAACAAAGCTGAATTCCGGCGATGTGCCGGATATCTTCATGACTCAGGGCTATTGGGCCAACCGGACATATAAGGATATCGTGGTGGAGCTCACCGGCGAGCCGTTCCTGAATCAGATTAAAGACAGCGCCCTGAAAGCCGCTGAATGGGATGGCAAAATATACGGAGTTCCCGTCAGCATCCAATCGTACGGCTTCATTTACAACAAAAAGGTGTTCGCTGATGCAGGCATCGACACCCTGCCCACAACCTATACCGGACTGGAGAAGGCGGCGAAGCGCCTGAAGGCTAAAGGCATTATGCCGTTTGCCAACTCATTCAAGGAATGGTGGGTGTTCAAGCATATCGCATCCCAGACTCTTGCGGCTGAAGAAGGTGATTATGCGCAAACGGCGCAGGAAATTTCGGAAGGAACAAAGACCTTCAAGGATTTGCCGCTGTTTGGTAGAAGCTTCGATATGATCGATCTGATGGTCAAATACGGCAGCGATAAGCCGCTGGAGACGGATTATGGCACAGGACTCGCTATGGTGGCTGAGGGTAAGGCGGCCATGATCCATAACGGAAACTGGGCGGAAGGCGATATGCTGAAAGCGAACCCGTCCGCCGAGATCGGCTTTTTTCCGGAACCGGTCGGGGACGATCCCTCCAAAGCGAGGCTGATGGTCGATTCCTCCGTACTCCTTCGCATCAGCAACAGCTCCAAGCATATAGATGAAGCAAAAAAATTTCTCGATTACATCGTTACCGATTATATCAAGCAATACGGCTGGCACGGCGAGGTCCCGGTCGTGAAGGGCGGAGCGGCCCCTGACGGACAGCTTGCAACTGAGACGATTCGCTATATGAACAAGGGGGAGACTTACCCATGGGTTCAAGGATATTGGCCGGATGGCTTTGATACGCAGCTGGGGGCGCTTTTTCAGGAATATGCAGCGAAGGTCAAGACAAAGGATCAGGTGCTTGACGAATTGACGAAGGCTTGGGTGAAGCTGGCGAAGGCTGCGAATATGTAA
- a CDS encoding response regulator, whose product MYKVLIVDDERPVRMAIRLAGEWEKLAISEIAEAQEAHTGLRLLEEWKPDIVLVDIKMPVMDGMEMLRRASARHPEVKYIIISGFDEFEYARQAIQYRVLDYLLKPVDKVELNRSLSEAVRQLDEERKDREMKQRQSMMNNLSLPLFKEKLLTMIIDGDRIHPPILEDYKKLTSMTKQHVLYGCAIIQVLNFDEVCASKFKGDSFSCYFALTNMIDECCAPWSQGFSFRSYKTDHEIIVVLEIGTRPEPKVYSAAKMTEVIHALQTLFGFASIAGIGGFSASFEKLGESYSEAHAIKSSINILKCENRVFTEAQTGRRAELSSIMNKRELLIRAFESGNIEFTRGIVNGYFELIKQTGYFSMDDARRAAAEFILMIEDIAAQLGIAEDAQGRPLSYGTVAAYPTFEDFSEFVFRVISLVFDRIQDGLKNSEAFNIIRIKNYIDDHFFTDIHLTMFSEQYYLSKEYLSRLFKERFGFGIYEYVLKVRMDRAKEMLDDPSIKIQLVSSKVGFNDNAYFSKAFKKYTGLSPSEYRNLTLQSNKSI is encoded by the coding sequence ATGTATAAGGTGTTGATTGTCGATGATGAGCGTCCTGTCCGGATGGCGATCCGGCTCGCCGGAGAGTGGGAGAAGCTTGCGATATCCGAAATCGCGGAGGCGCAGGAAGCGCATACGGGACTCCGGCTGCTGGAGGAGTGGAAGCCGGACATCGTCCTGGTTGATATCAAGATGCCCGTCATGGACGGTATGGAAATGCTGCGCAGAGCGAGTGCCCGGCACCCGGAAGTCAAATATATCATCATCAGCGGCTTTGATGAATTTGAATACGCAAGGCAGGCCATCCAGTACCGGGTATTGGATTATTTGCTGAAGCCGGTTGACAAGGTGGAGCTGAACCGGTCTTTGAGCGAGGCGGTCCGACAGCTGGACGAGGAAAGAAAGGACCGGGAGATGAAGCAGCGTCAAAGCATGATGAACAATTTGTCTCTGCCCCTATTCAAGGAGAAACTGCTGACCATGATCATCGACGGCGACCGCATCCATCCCCCGATTCTTGAAGATTACAAGAAGCTGACCTCCATGACGAAGCAGCATGTACTTTACGGCTGCGCCATTATTCAGGTGCTTAATTTTGATGAGGTGTGCGCTTCCAAATTTAAGGGAGACTCGTTCTCCTGCTATTTTGCATTAACGAATATGATTGACGAATGCTGCGCTCCCTGGAGCCAGGGCTTCAGCTTCCGAAGCTACAAGACCGATCATGAGATTATTGTCGTGCTGGAAATCGGTACCCGCCCGGAACCCAAGGTGTACAGCGCCGCTAAAATGACAGAAGTTATCCACGCTTTGCAGACTTTGTTCGGCTTTGCTTCAATCGCCGGGATTGGCGGTTTTTCTGCTTCCTTTGAAAAGCTCGGAGAGTCCTACAGCGAAGCCCATGCCATCAAGTCCAGCATCAACATCCTTAAATGCGAGAACCGGGTGTTTACGGAGGCCCAGACCGGACGCAGGGCAGAATTGTCTTCTATTATGAACAAAAGAGAGCTGCTGATCCGCGCCTTCGAGAGCGGGAATATTGAGTTTACGCGGGGGATTGTGAACGGGTATTTTGAGCTTATCAAACAGACCGGCTATTTCAGCATGGACGACGCGAGAAGAGCCGCTGCGGAATTTATCCTGATGATCGAAGATATTGCGGCTCAGCTTGGCATCGCCGAAGATGCGCAAGGAAGGCCGTTATCCTACGGAACCGTCGCTGCCTACCCTACGTTCGAGGATTTTAGCGAATTTGTGTTTCGCGTCATTTCGCTCGTGTTCGACAGAATTCAGGATGGGCTGAAAAATTCGGAAGCTTTCAACATTATCCGCATCAAGAACTATATCGACGACCATTTTTTTACCGATATCCATTTGACGATGTTCTCGGAGCAGTATTATTTAAGCAAGGAGTATCTGTCCAGGCTCTTTAAAGAAAGATTCGGCTTCGGCATCTATGAGTATGTACTCAAGGTGCGAATGGACAGGGCCAAGGAAATGCTGGATGATCCGTCCATCAAAATCCAACTCGTCTCCAGCAAGGTCGGCTTTAACGACAACGCCTATTTCAGCAAAGCCTTCAAGAAATACACCGGCCTGTCGCCAAGCGAATACCGGAACCTGACGCTGCAATCGAATAAGAGCATCTGA